Below is a window of Gossypium hirsutum isolate 1008001.06 chromosome A12, Gossypium_hirsutum_v2.1, whole genome shotgun sequence DNA.
GATGCAATAAGGCACTTCCACTTTTCTGCACAAAGCAGGAAGCCACACCACCAACTCTATCGGATCCACATCATGAGCAATAACCACCAATTGAGCCTTGTTCTGTTCGAGAAATAGTAAACATAGCCAATATTTTTAGGAACTTAACATATAAACAGAATGCAAGGTACCACAGGAACTAAACTGAAGGTTATGAGTATGACCGAACTTAAGGGATACCTGCTCAATAAGGTAGGTAACATGgtttagtccatatttcacaaCAATTGGTTTCTTAGACTCGGGGGCTTTTCCTTCAGCCTCAGCTTGGGCCTTTTTCAGGAGACGTTCCTTCTTGGCTGCCTTGTCCTCTGGCCTGTATTTGAGAAGCAACTTAAACAAACTTGTTGCTACAATGACAAAAAAAGAACCGCGGTTTAATCCCAACCATTAGAAAGCCGGAAGGGAATAAAAGAGGGGCAGAAACAGGTGAAAGTCTTAGTGTACCAAGGTTCTTATCAAGAGTCTTGGTGAACTGGTTCAATGCAGGTGGGACCTTCAATCTCTGCTTAAGGATCCTCTTTTTCCTTTGAATGCGGACAACCTTTGGCCACTTCACAAACCGATGCAAATCCTTCTTTGGAGGTAAAGCCCCTCCAATACCAAACTGCTTTGGACGCTTCTCGAACAATGGATTGACAACCTTCTCctaatttccaaaatcaaaaaaataataaacagatAGTAAGACCACAATCAAGTTATTTGAGGGGCGCTCAGGTGATGACAGTAACAAAATTACTTGTTTCTTCTTGGCTGGGACGGCCACCTTTCCACCTCGCTTGGGGCCCTGCATTTACCAATGAACCAAATAAGAACACAAAGATCAACTCTTTTAAACAAGTACATCAATTCATAAATAGGTTCATAGCATTAAACTTATATTACCACCCACTAAAAAGAATTCTTCAAAGAATAGATAAATTTCTCTAGCTCATTAGGGTACTTGATAAATTTCTCAAAACTTATTGAGCAACTCAAACATTAGTTCTTTAGCTAACAGAGACTTATGCTAACCTTTTACAACATTATACTAAGAGTTCCTCGTATGTTAATCCTCTAACTAGATTTCATACAATATTCAATCCAAAAAACACAACACCAATAAAAAGCTCAGCGAACTGcatcaaaaagaagaaaaaaaaagaatatttaacgAGAACAATTGAAATGAAATTGGAGATTTGAAAATGGGGTTTTCAGATTTACCATTTTTTGCACCACTTTAGTCTGCTTCCAAGCTTTTACGAACGGCGGAGGAAAACCCTACGAAGAACGACAAAGTATACGCGAAACGACTGAGGTTTATATAATAACAAGATCGATGTCTGGGCCAGTTCCCGAAAACTATGGGCTTGTCGGATTCTTGTACATATCTGAACTGTTAGCTAACAGACGTAAACGGGTTTGAGACATTAAAGCCTATTGGACCCGACCAAAAGtccatttagaaaaaaaattagcaaaACTTGCTTTCCCCCGTTTTTTGATTGCCCGCTCGTTCTGAGTTCTGACCTTCGATCTAACTAAGAAATGTTATTCTTATCTGAATTTTGCCCCGCAATTCCCCTGAATTCAATCCAAAAAGCAGTGAAAACAccaaattttgtttcattttactGGACTAGTTAACCAACCACGAGGGCTACTAACTCTCTCTCTTTGATCCTTTGAGGGTTTGTTtcagttttagggttttaggggaaAAACTCAGGTTTTTGGTTGTTTGATTGGTGGTTTCTATGGAGATGGAAACCCCAGACGAGAACAAGCCGATGGGGGAAGAGAAggagaaggaaaaggaaaaggaggaAACTAAAGAGGTTTCTCGGGAAAGTGAGGAAAAGAAGGAAGTTGAAGAGAACGAAGAGGAGGATGAAAAGGAAGACAACGAAGAGAACAGAGAGAAAGGTGCTAAGAAGGGAGAAGATAGTAGTCGAAACCGAAGCTCCAGGAAACCCAATCGAGGTTCAGCTGAGAAGAAAGAGCCTATGACGCCCAGTAGTGATAGGCCTACGAGGGAAAGGAAAGTCGTTGAAAGGTACTCGGTTCCATCTGTTGCCAGGTCTTCCACTCCCAAACCTTTGTCAATTGAAAAGGTATTATGTTTTTTCTTTGGTGTGATTGGTTTTTGCCCATTCTTTTGCTCCCTTCTGGCTTCAGtgtttttattgtttttgaaTTTCGTGTTGCTTTCAGGGTCCTGGTACACAGCTTAAAGATATTCCAAATGGTACGtaactggttttttttttttagaattatttccTATCAGATTCATGGGATTGGACAGTACTTCTATTCGTTATTCAATGAACGACCTGTAATGTAATTTAGTCAAAGTGATTACCACTAGGAAATTGTTGAACTTAGTACTTCTTAACATTATCCGAAGAGCAAATGTTGTGTTGGATGCTGTAAAATATCTGAGTTTTGGTTATTGAATTCGCCTTTGATGAAGCTGAAAAATATGTCTTCATAAAACCTGCCAATGTGATGTTAGTAATCACATTCAAACTCAGTATTAAAACTGAGTTTATACAGGTTCCATGTGTGGTTATGGTTAAGCTTCAATAAGTATTAATAAATAATGGAAATGGATGAATACTTGGGTCTAGCTTTCCAATTCTTGTTGATGATGACTGCAATTGTTTTCACTTTCATATAAATTGTTTCATTGTAGGTTGCCGTTCTTGGTATGAGTTTTACATGTGCTCAAATTACTTGTGTTTACTAGATGATACAGTAGTAAAAAACCACTATAAATATTTAGTCCTTAAGTGATACCACGCAGCTTAGGAGGCTAGGGGCTGGGATAAAAGTAACCTGAAATTCTTTAACAAAATAGggaaaattgaataaagaaaaggtATCACGAGCTTCACACCTAGGGCTGATCACATCACAGAAGCAAGAAGTACTTGAGGTTGATTCCATTGCATAATCAGTATTGCAACAATGCTAAAAAGGTTCTCATAAGTCATAATCGTTAtgtctttaaaagaaaaactattggTTGATGTAGACCTTAGCTCCCTGAGAGGCTGGCAAATACTTGGATTCTAAACCCTCAATCcaagggcgaagccagaaaatttttttgaggGGGCCGGAATTAGATTGTacatttttacgatagtaaaaatgcaatttcaccattttaatggcctatatctttataatttttaaaggattaaatacttttttcatcattttggggtgggggccaaagtgcaattttaccataattaatttaaaattttataaattataaaggggtctaaatgaaaatttttccattttagggccAACCCCTGcccttccccccccccccccggCTTCGCCACTGCCTCAATTAGCTACCAGAGTTGTGCATATTAAACTGTTGCAGTTTTCATTTAATATTTGAGACTCAAATTGTCTTGGATGGTGATCGTATTCTAATCATTTTGTTGTGATGGCAATTTATATCAAGCAATCTTTCTTTTATGTTCATTCAATTTTGTTGTTACTGCAGAGTCTGGCCTATTTTTCTTCTGATATTGTAAACTGTTTCAGTGGCTTTCAAGTTGTCGAAGAGAAAATATGATGATAATCTGCAGCTGCTCCATATGATACTCTTTGGAAAGAAAGCAAAGGTAATCAAGTTATCTTGTCTAGTTGTTTCATGATGCCTTTTTATGTACtttttttctttgcctttgcaGCCTCAAAGATTGAAGAGAAACATTGGCCAATTTTCAGGTTATGTTTGGGTTGAGAATGAGGTATTTGCTTTAATCTTACAAAagttggtttttatttttattttctttctcctgtGGTCCATCACCTGCATGTTTCTCTTCTTGCATGTAGTAAGGTATGTTTAAATTAAGATACATAGTGTATGCTTTGACTATATGTATAACATTTATTCACTAAGTAAAATCTTAATACCCATTTTTTTCCCAGCAGGAAAAACAAAAGgcaaaagtaaaggaaaaaattGACAAATGTGTTAAAGAAAAATTAGTTGATTTCTGTGATTTGCTGAATATTCCAATCATGAGAACCACTGTAAGAAAGGTTagtaagaaaatatatataaatatgtataatatatcAGCTTTTATGTAGTAAGCATACTTGTTTATTTCAGAATAACTCATTTCATTCTTCAGGAGGAACTCTCTGCCAAATTGTTGGAATTTCTGGAATCTCCCCATGCTACAACTGACATTCTGCTTGCTGAAAAGGAACAGGTGCACtgttattttataatcttttgcTTGCTATTGAGTATTTGGCATGATTTACTGTCTGTTTGAGATTGAATGAGATTCTTTTATTCATCTCGTTTCAGAAGGGTAAAAAGCGTAACGCTACACCAAGCAAAAACATTGCTTCTGGTGAAACATCAGACACATCAGCCAAGGTTTGTCCTCTTTGGTTGTGTTCCattttatatatacatgtctTTTTGTTTACTTTATTTATCAATGATTGTGGACTAGTGCTTGTTTCTGCATGTATTGCTGTgcagtttttaaatttattgaatccGCCGTACACCTTCAGTGCTGGGTTTAAAATTCTTATGATGTGgttaacttttttttatgttaattagcACTAAGAACAAATGATTTATGCTCAATGTTAAAGTTCGGTTCTTATTTAGGATCTTCATAGAAGATACGGGTCTAATGTGACATCACCAATTCAATCCTTCCTTAATGCTATGATTGAAATTGACAAAATTGGTTTTTGGCCAATAAGGATGAAAGTTTTAAAATTGTcaaattctcattttttttatgtGTCGTTAATTATTCTTGGCCAATCCAAAATGGTGCTCTAAAGACTTGTACTTTCTTCCCTATGTAATCTTTTTAACCCTG
It encodes the following:
- the LOC107939097 gene encoding 60S ribosomal protein L7a-2, with product MGPKRGGKVAVPAKKKQEKVVNPLFEKRPKQFGIGGALPPKKDLHRFVKWPKVVRIQRKKRILKQRLKVPPALNQFTKTLDKNLATSLFKLLLKYRPEDKAAKKERLLKKAQAEAEGKAPESKKPIVVKYGLNHVTYLIEQNKAQLVVIAHDVDPIELVVWLPALCRKVEVPYCIVKGKSRLGSIVHKKTASVLCLTTVKNEDKLDFSKILEAIKANFNDKYDEYRKKWGGGIMGSKSQARTKAKEKLLAKEAAQRMT
- the LOC121211080 gene encoding protein DEK isoform X2, which gives rise to MEMETPDENKPMGEEKEKEKEKEETKEVSRESEEKKEVEENEEEDEKEDNEENREKGAKKGEDSSRNRSSRKPNRGSAEKKEPMTPSSDRPTRERKVVERYSVPSVARSSTPKPLSIEKGPGTQLKDIPNVAFKLSKRKYDDNLQLLHMILFGKKAKPQRLKRNIGQFSGYVWVENEEKQKAKVKEKIDKCVKEKLVDFCDLLNIPIMRTTVRKEELSAKLLEFLESPHATTDILLAEKEQKGKKRNATPSKNIASGETSDTSAKKRQSTPQGGEKRKRSSEVEEKDEDVESPASEDDSDEDDVDTTVKEESDDEETNSKEEEDAPKKSSNKNTSKKIAMDRPDSKLKETSASGKKLTSAKSSRKSSGSTSKQGASDGDRTPGSKLKGSASKKQKVGKEGSNDVKFSTKNEVPGKKQTNKSPAKVSTKTQATGKGKSSKKPKAEPSREEINEVVVDILKKVDFNTATLSDILRQLGTHFDLDLIHRKAEVKDIITEAINNMSDDEEGEESEENADTGEGADKDGNGNDDT
- the LOC121211080 gene encoding protein DEK isoform X1, whose protein sequence is MEMETPDENKPMGEEKEKEKEKEETKEVSRESEEKKEVEENEEEDEKEDNEENREKGAKKGEDSSRNRSSRKPNRGSAEKKEPMTPSSDRPTRERKVVERYSVPSVARSSTPKPLSIEKGPGTQLKDIPNVAFKLSKRKYDDNLQLLHMILFGKKAKPQRLKRNIGQFSGYVWVENEQEKQKAKVKEKIDKCVKEKLVDFCDLLNIPIMRTTVRKEELSAKLLEFLESPHATTDILLAEKEQKGKKRNATPSKNIASGETSDTSAKKRQSTPQGGEKRKRSSEVEEKDEDVESPASEDDSDEDDVDTTVKEESDDEETNSKEEEDAPKKSSNKNTSKKIAMDRPDSKLKETSASGKKLTSAKSSRKSSGSTSKQGASDGDRTPGSKLKGSASKKQKVGKEGSNDVKFSTKNEVPGKKQTNKSPAKVSTKTQATGKGKSSKKPKAEPSREEINEVVVDILKKVDFNTATLSDILRQLGTHFDLDLIHRKAEVKDIITEAINNMSDDEEGEESEENADTGEGADKDGNGNDDT